The Gemmatimonas aurantiaca T-27 DNA segment TCGGCGATCATGCGTTCGAGCAGGAACAGCGATTCGTTGGACAGGTTGGGTGAGGCGATGACCACCAGGCGACGCCCCTCGGTGACCTGCGCGGCCACCGTGATCGCGTCTTCCCAATCCGACACCTGCAACTGCCCGTTCACACGCACCAGTGGCTGGTCGGCCCGATCACGACGATTGAAATCGCGATAGCCCTGACGACCCACTTCGCACATGTAGTACTGGTTCACTTCGTCGTTCGGACGCGGCTTGAGGCGCACCACCACGTTGTCGCGCGTTTCCGCGACGGCGTTGCACCCCTGACTGCAGCCGGTGCACACGGTGGCCGCGCGATCGAGCTCCCACGCACGCGCCTTGTTCAGGAAGTCCTTCGACAACAGCGCGCCCACAGGGCACAGGTCGACGACATTGCCCGCCCACGGGTTCGTCAGGTCGTGTCCTTCGGCCTTGCCGATGAACGCACGATCGCCACGCTCGGACACATTGAGCACGGGTTCATGGACGACATCATCCATGAACCGCACGCAACGCGTGCAGAGAATGCAGCGGTTCTGCACATACAGCACATCGCCGCCGAAGTCCTCGACGGGATTGAAGCGCTTCGGCTCGCGATAGCGCGAATCGGCGCGCCCTTCGGCGAACGTGTAGTCCTGCAGCTCACACTCGCCGGCCTGATCGCAGATCGGGCAGTCGAGCGGATGATTGATGAGCAGGAACTCGAGCACACCCTTGCGCGCTTCGAGCGCCTTCGGGGAATGCACATGCACCACCTGTCCTTCGCCAACGGACGTGGCGCAGGCCGGTGCGAGCTTGGGGAACTTCTCCACTTCCACGAGGCACATGCGGCACACGCCAGCCACCGGAAGTCCCGGATGGTAGCAATAGTGCGGCACGAGCACGCCAGCGGACTTCGCCGCTTCCAGGATCGACGTGCCATCCGGTACCGTGACCGGACGCCCTTCGATCGTGAGCGACACCATCTTCACGTCAGCCATGATGTCCTCACGCCGCGGAGGCGCGCAGCGCCCCCGGCACGGTGACCTGCGAACGATTCGCCGCGATCTTGGCCTCGAACTCGTGACGGAACTTCTTGAGTCCCGACACCACCGGTGTAGCGCAGGAGTCACTCAGCACGCAGATCGTCTTGCCGCTCATGTTGTCGGCGATCGACAGCAGCGTATCGAGATCTTCCGCCGTGCCCTGCCCGTCACGGATGCGCTCCATGATGCGCGTGGTCCAGGCCGTGCCTTCGCGGCACTGCGAGCACTGCGCGCAGCTCTCATGCGCAT contains these protein-coding regions:
- a CDS encoding 2Fe-2S iron-sulfur cluster-binding protein, whose translation is MADVKMVSLTIEGRPVTVPDGTSILEAAKSAGVLVPHYCYHPGLPVAGVCRMCLVEVEKFPKLAPACATSVGEGQVVHVHSPKALEARKGVLEFLLINHPLDCPICDQAGECELQDYTFAEGRADSRYREPKRFNPVEDFGGDVLYVQNRCILCTRCVRFMDDVVHEPVLNVSERGDRAFIGKAEGHDLTNPWAGNVVDLCPVGALLSKDFLNKARAWELDRAATVCTGCSQGCNAVAETRDNVVVRLKPRPNDEVNQYYMCEVGRQGYRDFNRRDRADQPLVRVNGQLQVSDWEDAITVAAQVTEGRRLVVIASPNLSNESLFLLERMIAERNGTGVFRLSRGNESVLPGAKDLALRAERAANATGARSLGFSEVTQFTDAIRSGDAVFVVGDQLDGINASELSAASSVVYIGTALPAAIAASVSAVLPVTNTLEEEGTLTNLRGRVQRYLQARTAPGVARPTWYVLADLLTAIGGNGRFYLPAEVFAALAATHSTFAGLDYDALGLRGLPLAPAGATSTAEVAV